One part of the Halopenitus persicus genome encodes these proteins:
- a CDS encoding haloacid dehalogenase type II, whose protein sequence is MSFDPERVRTVTFDSYSTLVDVDAAESALANRVADPEPVSKLWRARSIEYTFVANHLDAYQPFYEMNRDALQYALDAHGVDLPREERDEILAVYHELDVFADVREGIERLREAGYDCYVVSNGNPEMLASMVDHADIGDLVLDTISADEVRTFKPAAEIYRHAAARTGTPIDEIAHVTAGWFDVQGAKHAGMQGVWVDRKGAPWEPFGSDPDLIVESLHGLADALDET, encoded by the coding sequence ATGAGCTTCGACCCCGAGCGCGTGCGAACGGTGACCTTCGACTCGTACAGTACGCTCGTCGACGTGGACGCGGCTGAATCCGCCCTCGCGAATCGCGTCGCCGACCCGGAGCCGGTCTCGAAGCTCTGGCGGGCGCGATCGATCGAGTACACCTTCGTCGCGAACCACCTCGACGCCTACCAGCCCTTTTATGAGATGAATCGGGACGCGCTCCAGTACGCCCTCGACGCTCACGGCGTCGACCTCCCGCGGGAGGAACGCGACGAGATCCTCGCGGTGTACCACGAACTCGACGTCTTTGCGGACGTGCGCGAGGGGATCGAGCGGCTCCGGGAGGCGGGCTACGACTGTTACGTCGTCTCCAACGGAAACCCGGAGATGCTGGCCTCGATGGTCGACCACGCCGACATCGGCGACCTCGTGCTGGACACGATCAGCGCCGACGAGGTCCGGACGTTCAAGCCCGCCGCCGAGATCTACCGCCACGCGGCGGCGCGAACGGGGACCCCGATCGACGAGATCGCCCACGTGACGGCCGGCTGGTTCGACGTCCAGGGGGCCAAACACGCCGGTATGCAGGGCGTCTGGGTCGACCGGAAGGGGGCGCCGTGGGAGCCGTTCGGCTCCGACCCGGACCTGATCGTGGAATCGCT